In Simplicispira sp. 125, one DNA window encodes the following:
- a CDS encoding aminotransferase class IV yields the protein MTTVTPDYSQGAAFVRGQYVPIGEAAIPITDWGFLRSDAAYDVVTVWDGAFFRLDAHLERFQASCARFRLDPGLSPAQITAVLEQCVRLSGLRSSYVEMIVTRGQPPWGSRDPRQAINQFYAFAVPYVWIANAEQREKGLNLVVSNVQRIPAASVDPRAKNYHWNDLTMGLLGALDAGGDTVVLTDGAGHVVEGPGFNLFCLNAQGMLVTPAEGVLEGVTRRTVIEMAQALQLPLEVRALPVAELRAAREVFATSSGGGLLPITQVDGRPVGSGTVGPVTRQLVQTYWDWHRDPRYSRPVHYS from the coding sequence ATGACTACCGTAACCCCCGATTATTCCCAAGGCGCTGCCTTTGTGCGCGGCCAGTACGTACCCATTGGCGAAGCTGCCATTCCCATCACCGACTGGGGTTTTCTGCGCTCCGATGCCGCGTATGACGTGGTGACGGTGTGGGATGGCGCCTTCTTTCGGCTCGACGCGCACCTGGAGCGGTTTCAGGCCAGTTGCGCGCGCTTTCGCCTGGATCCGGGCCTCTCGCCCGCGCAGATCACCGCCGTGCTGGAGCAGTGCGTGCGTCTCTCAGGCCTGCGCAGCAGTTATGTGGAGATGATCGTTACGCGCGGCCAGCCGCCGTGGGGCTCACGCGATCCGCGCCAGGCGATCAACCAGTTCTATGCCTTTGCCGTTCCCTATGTGTGGATCGCCAACGCCGAACAGCGCGAGAAGGGGTTGAACCTGGTGGTCAGCAATGTGCAACGCATTCCGGCCGCCAGTGTGGACCCGCGCGCCAAGAATTACCACTGGAACGACCTCACCATGGGGCTGCTGGGCGCGCTCGATGCCGGTGGCGACACGGTGGTGCTGACCGATGGCGCGGGCCATGTGGTCGAAGGGCCGGGCTTCAACCTGTTTTGCCTGAATGCGCAGGGCATGCTGGTGACCCCGGCCGAGGGAGTGCTCGAAGGCGTCACGCGCCGCACCGTGATCGAGATGGCGCAGGCGCTGCAACTCCCGCTGGAAGTGCGGGCGCTGCCCGTGGCCGAACTGCGCGCGGCGCGCGAGGTGTTTGCGACGTCGTCGGGCGGCGGACTGTTGCCCATCACGCAGGTGGATGGCCGGCCCGTGGGCAGTGGAACGGTGGGGCCTGTGACGCGGCAGCTGGTGCAGACGTATTGGGACTGGCACCGCGACCCGCGTTACAGCCGTCCCGTGCACTACTCGTAA
- a CDS encoding DUF938 domain-containing protein translates to MHSPAAERNRQPILQVLQALLPATGSALEVASGTGQHAAWFAAALPGWTWQPSDAQAGHLDSITAWCADAGVHNVRTPVLLDVLAPQWPSSGAAFATPFDLVYCANMLHIAPWACCAGLMQGAARHLAPGGHLVTYGPYLEDDVPTAPGNLAFDASLRERNPDWGIRRLHDVAQVAAQAGLRLAARHALPANNLLLVWVHTPQP, encoded by the coding sequence ATGCACAGCCCTGCCGCTGAACGCAACCGCCAGCCCATCCTGCAGGTGCTGCAGGCCTTGCTGCCCGCCACCGGCAGCGCGCTGGAGGTGGCCAGCGGCACCGGCCAGCATGCGGCCTGGTTCGCCGCCGCCCTGCCGGGCTGGACCTGGCAGCCCAGCGACGCCCAAGCCGGGCACTTGGACTCGATCACCGCCTGGTGCGCCGATGCCGGGGTGCACAACGTGCGCACGCCTGTGTTGCTGGATGTACTGGCGCCGCAATGGCCCAGCAGCGGGGCGGCCTTTGCCACGCCGTTCGACCTGGTGTACTGCGCCAACATGCTGCACATCGCGCCCTGGGCCTGCTGCGCCGGGCTGATGCAGGGCGCAGCGCGGCACTTGGCGCCGGGCGGCCATCTCGTCACCTACGGGCCCTATCTGGAAGACGACGTGCCCACCGCGCCCGGCAACCTGGCTTTTGATGCCAGCCTGCGTGAGCGCAACCCGGACTGGGGCATTCGCCGCCTGCACGATGTGGCGCAGGTCGCCGCCCAGGCCGGCCTGCGCCTGGCCGCACGCCACGCCCTGCCTGCCAACAACCTGCTGCTGGTGTGGGTGCATACCCCCCAGCCTTGA
- the gshA gene encoding glutamate--cysteine ligase, which yields MSTLQEKISAHPPERLAGIRRGIEKEGLRVLPTCGLALTPHPLALGSALTHPHITTDYSESQIELITAAHPGVQDCLNELTEIHQFVYRVLQAQSGEMLWVSSMPCNLPTDETIPLARYGSSNIGRAKSIYRMGLGHRYGRRMQTISGIHYNWSMPGLGSDEYFALIRNFRRHAFVLLYLFGASPALCSCFVQGREHSLQPLGDDGHSLYLPHATSLRMGRLGYQSDAQATLAVSYNSLKGYADSLHAALTQPYPAYETVGVRNPGGDYNQLGTSLLQIENEFYGTIRAKRTVRSGERPLHALRERGVEYVEVRLMDLDPFVPVGIAASTMRLLDVFLLHCLLQDSPPDTPAEIAELKHNQHLTAERGREPGLCLQRNGRSVPLVEWGSEILVQCAPLAAALDATHGVSDYGDALRGAQALMASPQNTPSARVLDRMAREHGHGFSAFACQQARMARDVLLQEPWSAEQQARYVAMANHSLAAQKDIEAADSLPFEAWREQYMAVEELG from the coding sequence ATGAGCACATTGCAGGAAAAAATCAGCGCCCACCCACCCGAGCGCCTGGCGGGTATCCGCCGCGGCATCGAGAAGGAGGGCCTGCGCGTGCTGCCCACGTGCGGCCTGGCCCTGACGCCGCATCCGCTGGCGCTGGGCTCGGCCCTCACGCACCCGCACATCACCACCGACTACAGCGAGTCGCAGATCGAGCTGATCACCGCCGCCCACCCGGGGGTGCAGGATTGCCTGAACGAACTGACAGAAATCCACCAGTTCGTGTACCGCGTGCTGCAGGCGCAGAGTGGGGAAATGCTCTGGGTTTCCAGCATGCCTTGCAACCTGCCGACGGACGAGACCATTCCGTTGGCGCGCTACGGCAGCTCCAACATCGGGCGCGCCAAAAGCATCTACCGCATGGGCCTGGGCCACCGCTATGGGCGGCGCATGCAGACCATCTCGGGTATCCACTACAACTGGTCGATGCCCGGCCTGGGCAGCGACGAGTATTTCGCCCTGATCCGCAACTTTCGTCGCCATGCCTTTGTGCTGCTGTATCTGTTCGGGGCTTCACCTGCGCTGTGTTCCTGCTTTGTGCAAGGACGAGAGCACAGTTTGCAGCCCCTGGGCGACGACGGGCATTCGCTTTACCTGCCGCATGCCACCTCGCTGCGCATGGGGCGCCTGGGATACCAGAGCGATGCGCAGGCCACCCTGGCGGTGAGCTACAACAGCTTAAAGGGCTACGCTGATTCACTGCATGCCGCGCTTACGCAACCCTATCCGGCCTACGAGACCGTGGGTGTGCGCAACCCCGGCGGCGACTACAACCAGTTGGGCACCAGTCTGCTGCAGATCGAGAACGAGTTCTACGGCACCATCCGCGCCAAACGCACCGTGCGCTCGGGTGAGCGCCCGCTCCATGCGTTGCGCGAACGCGGGGTGGAATATGTCGAGGTGCGGCTGATGGACCTGGACCCGTTCGTGCCCGTGGGTATCGCCGCTTCCACCATGCGGCTGTTGGATGTGTTTTTGCTGCACTGCCTGCTGCAGGACAGTCCACCCGACACTCCGGCCGAAATTGCGGAACTCAAACACAACCAGCACCTGACCGCAGAGCGCGGGCGCGAGCCAGGCCTGTGCCTGCAGCGCAATGGTCGCAGTGTGCCGCTGGTCGAATGGGGCAGCGAGATCCTGGTGCAGTGCGCTCCGCTGGCGGCGGCCCTGGATGCCACGCATGGCGTCAGCGACTATGGCGACGCCTTGCGGGGTGCCCAGGCGCTGATGGCGTCCCCCCAGAACACCCCCTCGGCCCGTGTGCTGGACCGCATGGCCCGGGAGCACGGCCATGGCTTCTCGGCGTTTGCCTGCCAGCAGGCGCGCATGGCACGCGATGTGCTGTTGCAAGAGCCTTGGTCTGCGGAGCAGCAGGCCCGCTACGTGGCCATGGCCAACCATTCGCTGGCCGCGCAGAAAGACATTGAAGCGGCGGACAGCCTGCCGTTTGAGGCCTGGCGCGAGCAGTACATGGCTGTGGAGGAGTTGGGTTAA
- the nusB gene encoding transcription antitermination factor NusB, translated as MSEHTPDAPAPRTKRPGVTSTGARKASAKSNRSRAREFALQALYQHLVGRNEAAAIDAFTRDLTGFHKADAAHYDALLHGCIETSVALDALITPLLDRKMTEISPIEHAVMWMGVYEFQHCLDVPWRVVLNECIELAKEFGGTDGHKYVNGVLGGLAPKLRADEVAADKAATPRG; from the coding sequence ATGAGCGAGCACACCCCCGACGCGCCCGCCCCCCGCACCAAGCGCCCCGGCGTGACCAGCACCGGCGCGCGCAAGGCCTCGGCCAAATCCAACCGCAGCCGCGCACGCGAATTCGCGCTGCAAGCGCTCTACCAGCACCTGGTGGGCCGCAACGAGGCCGCCGCCATTGACGCCTTCACACGCGACCTGACCGGCTTTCACAAGGCCGATGCAGCGCATTACGACGCGCTCCTGCACGGCTGCATCGAAACCTCGGTCGCACTCGACGCCCTCATCACTCCGCTGCTCGACCGCAAGATGACCGAAATCTCGCCCATCGAGCACGCCGTGATGTGGATGGGTGTGTACGAATTCCAGCACTGCCTGGACGTACCCTGGCGCGTGGTGCTCAATGAATGCATCGAACTGGCCAAGGAATTTGGCGGCACCGACGGTCACAAGTACGTCAACGGCGTGCTCGGCGGCCTGGCCCCGAAGCTGCGTGCCGACGAAGTGGCCGCCGACAAGGCCGCAACACCCCGCGGCTGA
- the ribBA gene encoding bifunctional 3,4-dihydroxy-2-butanone-4-phosphate synthase/GTP cyclohydrolase II yields MKTPLPPASISPVQDIVAEMRAGRMVILVDEEDRENEGDLVLAADHVTPEAINFMARFGRGLICLTLTRERCEFLKLPPMATRNGTVYSTAFTVSIEAAEGVTTGISAADRARTVQVAVAGNTKADDLVQPGHIFPLQAVDGGVLMRAGHTEAGCDLAAMAGCSPAAVICEIMKDDGTMARLPDLQVFAAEHGIKIGTIADLIEHRSRTESLVEKVGERPLQTPYGAFTAHAFRDKPSGAVHLALVKGQWAADDVVPVRVHEPLSVLDTLEVNRSMHSWGLGTSLQYIDQQGKGVAVLLNCGESAAQLLAQFEGTARAAQAPERGRMDLRTYGVGAQILRECGVQKMQLMGQPRRMPSMAGYGLEITGYIPKE; encoded by the coding sequence ATGAAGACCCCCCTCCCCCCCGCCTCCATCTCACCGGTACAGGACATCGTTGCCGAGATGCGCGCCGGGCGCATGGTCATCCTCGTGGACGAGGAAGACCGCGAGAATGAAGGCGACCTGGTATTGGCCGCCGACCATGTCACCCCCGAAGCCATCAACTTCATGGCGCGCTTTGGCCGCGGCCTGATCTGCCTGACGCTCACCCGCGAGCGCTGCGAGTTCCTCAAGCTCCCGCCCATGGCCACGCGCAACGGCACGGTGTACAGCACCGCGTTCACGGTCTCCATCGAGGCGGCCGAGGGCGTAACCACCGGCATCTCGGCGGCCGACCGCGCGCGCACCGTGCAGGTGGCCGTCGCGGGCAATACCAAAGCCGACGACCTGGTACAGCCGGGCCATATCTTTCCGCTGCAGGCGGTGGACGGCGGCGTGCTGATGCGCGCAGGCCACACCGAGGCCGGCTGCGACCTGGCCGCCATGGCCGGTTGCAGCCCCGCCGCCGTGATCTGCGAGATCATGAAAGACGACGGCACCATGGCGCGCCTGCCCGACCTGCAGGTGTTCGCGGCCGAGCACGGCATCAAGATCGGCACCATTGCCGACCTGATCGAACACCGCAGCCGCACCGAGTCGCTGGTCGAAAAAGTGGGCGAGCGCCCGCTGCAAACCCCCTACGGTGCATTCACCGCGCACGCCTTCCGCGACAAGCCCAGCGGGGCTGTTCACCTGGCGCTGGTCAAAGGCCAATGGGCTGCCGACGACGTCGTCCCCGTGCGCGTGCACGAGCCGCTGTCGGTACTCGACACGCTGGAAGTCAACCGCTCCATGCACTCCTGGGGCCTGGGCACCAGCCTGCAGTACATCGACCAGCAAGGCAAGGGCGTTGCCGTGCTGCTCAATTGCGGCGAAAGCGCTGCACAGTTGCTGGCACAGTTTGAAGGTACGGCCCGCGCTGCCCAGGCGCCCGAGCGCGGCCGCATGGACCTGCGCACCTACGGCGTGGGCGCGCAAATCCTGCGCGAATGCGGTGTGCAGAAGATGCAACTCATGGGCCAGCCCCGCCGCATGCCCAGCATGGCGGGCTACGGACTCGAAATCACCGGTTACATCCCGAAAGAATAG
- a CDS encoding SDR family NAD(P)-dependent oxidoreductase, with protein sequence MEIDFKGRVAIVTGAGGGLGRQHALALAKRGAKVLVNDLGGAVDGSGGSVSAAQAVVDEIRAAGGEALANGASVTDFEAVQAMVQQAIDAWGRVDVLVNNAGILRDKSFSKMDMADFRLVVDVHLMGAAHCCKAVWAHMVAQNYGRIVMTTSSTGLYGNFGQSNYGAAKLAQVGLMQTLAIEGAKYNIRVNALAPTAATRMTEALFPPQILDALKPEAVVPAMLVLAHESAPTRTILCAGGGSFEAAHITLTQGVHIGLGADTPEQLAARLAGVTDRTDEQVPQSGAAQGTIEVQKAMAAGG encoded by the coding sequence ATGGAAATTGATTTCAAAGGCCGCGTGGCCATTGTGACGGGCGCTGGTGGCGGACTGGGCCGTCAGCATGCATTGGCGTTGGCCAAGCGGGGCGCCAAGGTGCTGGTGAACGATCTGGGTGGTGCAGTGGATGGCAGTGGCGGATCGGTTTCGGCGGCGCAGGCGGTGGTGGACGAGATCCGCGCAGCGGGCGGCGAGGCGCTGGCCAACGGTGCGTCGGTCACCGACTTCGAGGCCGTGCAGGCCATGGTGCAGCAGGCCATCGACGCTTGGGGCCGGGTGGATGTGCTGGTGAACAACGCAGGCATCCTGCGCGACAAGTCCTTTTCGAAGATGGACATGGCAGATTTCCGCCTGGTGGTGGACGTGCACCTCATGGGCGCGGCCCACTGCTGCAAGGCCGTGTGGGCGCACATGGTGGCGCAGAACTATGGCCGCATTGTGATGACCACCTCGTCCACGGGCCTGTATGGTAACTTTGGCCAGAGCAACTACGGCGCGGCCAAGCTGGCCCAGGTGGGCCTGATGCAGACGCTGGCCATCGAGGGCGCCAAGTACAACATCCGTGTGAACGCGCTGGCGCCCACGGCGGCCACGCGCATGACGGAGGCCTTGTTTCCACCGCAAATCCTGGACGCGCTCAAACCCGAAGCCGTGGTGCCCGCCATGCTGGTGCTGGCGCACGAAAGCGCGCCGACACGCACGATTCTCTGCGCGGGCGGTGGCTCTTTCGAGGCGGCGCACATCACCCTCACGCAAGGCGTGCACATCGGCCTGGGGGCGGATACCCCCGAGCAACTGGCCGCACGCCTGGCTGGCGTCACGGACCGCACCGACGAACAGGTGCCGCAAAGCGGTGCCGCCCAGGGGACGATTGAGGTGCAAAAGGCCATGGCGGCCGGGGGCTGA
- a CDS encoding NUDIX hydrolase has translation MQPATPTAPETPRDSATVVLLRDAPAGMEVLLLRRHAQASNMAGVYVFPGGKLDEADRTLGSGGLLDQPTATLHTRLAEPGTDAATASGLHVAALREALEECGLLLAEPTAPGRALDALRARAMLRDGMPFADMLTALQLRLQTRQLAPWSRWITPLSPTVSSRRFDTRFFVALAPAGQTALHDNEETTESVWVAPRTALEQYRDGRIDLAPPQIMSLAHLARHASANSVLQAAQGQRPPTILPEAFEQDGLRTICYPGDPLHSVPERALPGPTRLRYQARRFAPEGGFESLFD, from the coding sequence ATGCAGCCCGCCACCCCCACCGCCCCTGAAACGCCCCGTGATTCCGCCACCGTGGTGCTGCTGCGCGATGCCCCGGCGGGCATGGAAGTGCTGTTGCTGCGCCGCCATGCGCAGGCCAGCAACATGGCCGGTGTTTACGTGTTTCCGGGCGGCAAGCTCGACGAGGCCGACCGCACCCTGGGCAGCGGCGGCTTGCTCGACCAGCCCACGGCCACACTGCACACCCGCCTGGCCGAGCCCGGCACCGACGCCGCCACGGCCTCGGGCCTGCACGTGGCCGCACTGCGCGAGGCCCTGGAGGAATGCGGCCTGCTGCTGGCCGAACCCACGGCCCCCGGCCGCGCCCTCGATGCCCTGCGCGCCCGCGCCATGCTGCGGGACGGCATGCCCTTTGCCGACATGCTGACCGCCCTGCAACTGCGCCTGCAGACCCGCCAGCTGGCGCCGTGGTCGCGCTGGATCACCCCCCTGTCGCCCACGGTGAGCTCACGGCGATTTGACACGCGGTTCTTCGTGGCCCTCGCGCCCGCAGGCCAGACGGCCCTGCATGACAACGAGGAAACCACCGAGAGCGTATGGGTGGCACCCCGCACGGCGCTGGAGCAGTACCGCGACGGCCGCATCGACCTGGCGCCGCCCCAAATCATGAGCCTGGCCCACCTGGCGCGCCACGCCAGCGCAAACAGCGTGCTGCAGGCCGCACAAGGCCAGCGTCCGCCCACCATCCTGCCCGAGGCGTTTGAGCAAGACGGCCTGCGCACCATTTGCTACCCCGGCGACCCACTCCACTCGGTACCCGAACGCGCCCTGCCCGGCCCCACGCGGCTGCGCTACCAGGCGCGGCGTTTTGCGCCAGAAGGCGGATTTGAGTCGCTGTTCGACTGA
- a CDS encoding 2Fe-2S iron-sulfur cluster-binding protein, giving the protein MNTATTPFFIATVEPSGQQCDAWPEQPLLLSLEQGGIDWPSSCRNGTCRTCIGHLAQGQVRYAIDWPGLTPEEIAEGCVLPCVAYPASDVVLEGSSI; this is encoded by the coding sequence ATGAACACCGCAACCACCCCCTTCTTCATTGCCACGGTCGAACCCAGTGGCCAGCAATGCGACGCTTGGCCCGAGCAACCCCTGTTGCTCTCACTGGAGCAAGGCGGCATTGACTGGCCCAGTTCCTGTCGCAATGGCACCTGCCGCACCTGCATCGGTCATCTGGCCCAGGGCCAGGTGCGCTATGCCATCGACTGGCCCGGCCTGACACCTGAGGAGATCGCCGAAGGTTGCGTCTTGCCTTGCGTGGCCTATCCCGCATCGGACGTGGTGCTGGAGGGTTCGTCCATCTGA
- the ribH gene encoding 6,7-dimethyl-8-ribityllumazine synthase produces MFGADKGTADKLDGKKLHIGMVQARFNEGITNALATACRKALIDLGVQEKHITHVLVPGALEVPMALQALAEQDEFDALIALGCIIRGETYHFELVANESGAGVSRVALDYQVPVANAILTTENLEQAIARQTEKGRDAAYVAVEMANLLDQLS; encoded by the coding sequence ATGTTTGGCGCAGACAAAGGAACAGCGGACAAGCTCGATGGCAAGAAACTGCACATCGGCATGGTCCAGGCCCGCTTCAACGAAGGCATCACCAACGCCCTGGCCACGGCCTGCCGCAAGGCGCTGATCGACCTGGGCGTGCAGGAAAAGCACATCACCCATGTGCTCGTGCCCGGCGCGCTGGAAGTGCCCATGGCGCTGCAAGCCCTGGCCGAGCAGGACGAATTTGATGCCCTGATTGCCCTGGGCTGCATCATTCGCGGCGAGACCTACCACTTCGAGCTGGTGGCCAACGAGTCCGGTGCGGGTGTTTCGCGCGTCGCACTGGATTACCAGGTGCCCGTGGCCAACGCCATTCTCACCACCGAGAACCTGGAGCAAGCCATCGCCCGCCAGACCGAAAAAGGCCGCGACGCCGCCTACGTGGCGGTAGAAATGGCCAACCTGCTGGACCAACTGTCATGA
- the ybgC gene encoding tol-pal system-associated acyl-CoA thioesterase has protein sequence MAFIFPVRIYWEDTDAGGIVFYANYLKFFERARTEWLRSLGLSQHRLREQTGGMFVVTDARLRYFSPARLDDELIVTAVLQDKGRASLTMAQQALLNQEHMNGKPPTLLSEATIRIGWVDAATMRPARIPGSLLEQLS, from the coding sequence ATGGCGTTCATCTTCCCTGTCCGCATCTACTGGGAGGACACCGATGCCGGGGGCATCGTGTTCTATGCCAACTACCTCAAGTTCTTTGAGCGCGCCCGCACCGAATGGCTGCGCTCGTTGGGGCTGTCGCAGCACCGCCTGCGGGAACAAACCGGCGGCATGTTTGTCGTAACCGATGCCCGCTTGCGCTACTTCAGCCCGGCACGCCTGGACGACGAACTCATTGTTACTGCTGTTTTGCAAGACAAAGGCCGCGCCTCGTTGACAATGGCGCAGCAAGCGCTATTAAATCAAGAGCACATGAACGGCAAACCGCCCACTCTTTTGAGCGAAGCCACCATCCGCATCGGCTGGGTCGACGCGGCCACCATGCGCCCTGCCCGAATCCCCGGCTCCCTCCTGGAACAACTTTCATGA
- a CDS encoding DUF427 domain-containing protein yields MKAIWNGVVVAESDDTVVVEGNHYFPESALRRDFFTFSNHKTMCPWKGQATYFSLLVDGEMNPEAAWTYADPKPEAEMVRGRVAFWKGVTVA; encoded by the coding sequence ATGAAAGCTATTTGGAACGGCGTGGTCGTCGCCGAGAGCGATGACACCGTCGTGGTCGAAGGTAACCACTACTTTCCCGAGAGCGCGCTCCGGCGCGACTTCTTCACCTTCAGCAACCACAAGACCATGTGTCCCTGGAAAGGGCAGGCGACCTATTTCTCGCTGCTCGTGGATGGTGAGATGAATCCCGAAGCCGCCTGGACCTATGCAGACCCCAAGCCCGAAGCCGAGATGGTGCGCGGTCGCGTGGCCTTCTGGAAGGGCGTGACCGTCGCCTGA
- a CDS encoding pyridoxal phosphate-dependent aminotransferase, with product MKISTRASRIEPFYVMEVAKAAQAMAREVAGTREPMIFLNIGEPDFTAPPQVAEAAARAIAAGATQYTQSLGLDALRERISGWYQQRFGVNVPARRIVVTAGASAALQLACLALVDAGDEILMPDPSYPCNRHFVSAAEGTAVLVPTTAEERFQLTADKVRAAWTDKTRGVLLASPSNPTGTSIAPDELRRIHNVVQERGGITLIDEIYLGLSYEEQFSHTALAIDDNIISINSFSKYFNMTGWRLGWMVVPEALVPVVERLAQNLFICASTISQHAALACFEDESIAEYERRRAEFKARRDYFIPELQRLGLSVPVLPDGAFYAWADCSSACAKLGVEGSWDFAFELMRRAHLAVTPGRDFGNFDPQRFVRFSTANSMAQLQESVARMRALLG from the coding sequence ATGAAAATCTCCACCCGCGCCAGCCGCATCGAACCCTTTTACGTAATGGAAGTGGCCAAGGCCGCACAGGCCATGGCACGCGAGGTGGCGGGTACGCGCGAGCCGATGATCTTTCTGAACATTGGCGAGCCCGATTTCACGGCGCCGCCGCAGGTAGCAGAAGCCGCTGCGCGCGCCATTGCCGCCGGTGCCACGCAGTACACGCAGTCACTGGGGCTCGACGCCTTGCGTGAGCGCATCAGCGGCTGGTACCAGCAACGCTTTGGCGTGAATGTGCCGGCGCGGCGCATCGTGGTGACTGCTGGGGCTTCGGCCGCGCTGCAGCTGGCCTGCCTGGCGCTGGTGGACGCGGGCGACGAAATCCTCATGCCCGACCCCAGCTACCCCTGCAACCGGCACTTCGTCAGCGCCGCCGAGGGCACCGCGGTGCTGGTGCCCACCACGGCCGAGGAGCGCTTCCAGCTGACTGCCGACAAGGTGCGCGCGGCCTGGACCGACAAAACACGGGGCGTGCTGCTGGCCTCGCCCTCCAACCCCACAGGCACCTCCATTGCACCCGATGAGCTGCGCCGTATCCACAACGTGGTGCAGGAGCGCGGCGGCATTACGCTGATTGATGAGATCTATCTGGGCCTGTCTTACGAAGAGCAGTTCAGCCACACGGCGCTGGCCATCGACGACAACATCATCAGTATCAACAGCTTCAGCAAATACTTCAACATGACCGGCTGGCGCCTGGGCTGGATGGTGGTGCCCGAGGCCTTGGTGCCGGTGGTCGAGCGTCTGGCGCAAAACTTGTTCATCTGCGCCTCGACCATCTCGCAGCACGCCGCGCTGGCCTGCTTCGAAGACGAGAGCATTGCCGAATACGAACGCCGCCGCGCCGAGTTCAAGGCCCGGCGCGACTACTTCATCCCCGAACTGCAGCGCCTGGGATTGAGCGTGCCCGTGCTGCCCGATGGCGCCTTCTACGCCTGGGCCGACTGCAGCAGCGCCTGCGCCAAGCTGGGGGTAGAGGGGAGCTGGGACTTTGCCTTTGAACTGATGCGCCGCGCCCACCTGGCCGTGACGCCGGGACGCGATTTCGGCAACTTTGACCCGCAGCGTTTTGTGCGCTTTTCCACCGCCAATTCGATGGCGCAGTTGCAAGAATCAGTAGCGCGCATGCGCGCACTGTTAGGCTGA